The Erigeron canadensis isolate Cc75 chromosome 4, C_canadensis_v1, whole genome shotgun sequence genome window below encodes:
- the LOC122595462 gene encoding uncharacterized protein At4g28440-like, with protein sequence MATKHASGSSSGQAAKPGLRKPVFVKIDSLKPGTSGLTLVVKVLSSEMVMQKGRNVRIAECLVGDDTGTILFTARNDQVDLMKPGTSVNIRNGKIDMFKGMMRLVVDRWGRIEVTDAVSFEVKEDNNLSLVEYELVNVAE encoded by the exons ATGGCTACCAAACACGCTTCAGGATCATCATCTGGTCAGGCGGCCAAACCGGGGCTTAGAAAACCGGTTTTTGTTAAGATCGACAGCCTTAAACCGGGTACATCCGGTTTAACACTTGTTGTTAAGGTTTTGAGTTCAGAAATGGTGATGCAAAAAGGACGTAACGTTCGCATTGCTGAGTGTCTTGTTGGTGATGACACTGGGACTATCTTGTTCACTGCTCGTAACGATCAAG TTGATCTAATGAAACCTGGTACTAGTGTCAACATTCGCAATGGAAAGATTGACATGTTTAAGGGTATGATGAGGCTTGTGGTAGACAGGTGGGGTCGTATTGAGGTAACAGATGCGGTTTCGTTTGAAGTCAAAGAGGACAACAATCTTTCTCTTGTGGAGTATGAGCTGGTTAATGTTGCAGAGTAG
- the LOC122597792 gene encoding E3 SUMO-protein ligase MMS21, giving the protein MASTSAPQVSSRMKNAASTLCDDNQTLLADIRRAISSMKEIGISLEKQHKTQLVKELENEYMELLQSYEDCANLSVAIENVGNTYQPAEQPTDFKKLIDNEMAKAKRRSTSAPQVNQLLRLFREAIWNVHNSGQPMPGEEQEDIIVTSTQNILLNFTCPLSGKPVTELSEPVRSMDCKHIYERKAIMQYISSKYSNRCPVAGCPKTMIAARVVCDPLLLIEIEESRAMNKDTIPPNIIEDFTEDTDEENSE; this is encoded by the exons ATGGCGTCGACTTCAGCTCCGCAAGTATCATCTAGAATGAAAAACGCCGCTTCAACACTTTGCGACGATAATCAAACACTCCTTGCT GATATTCGAAGGGCTATAAGTAGTATGAAGGAAATTGGGATTAGTCTTGAGAAACAACACAAAACCCAATTG GTGAAGGAACTTGAAAATGAGTATATGGAGTTACTGCAATCTTATGAGGATTGTGCTAATCTTTCCGTTGCAATTGAAAATGTTGGGAATACGTATCAGCCCGCTGAACAG CCGACTGATTTTAAGAAACTGATAGACAATGAGATGGCAAAGGCAAAACGCCGTTCGACTTCTGCCCCACAAGTTAATCAGTTGTTACGCCTCTTTAGAGAAGCTATCTGG AATGTGCATAATTCTGGACAACCTATGCCCGGTGAAGAACAGGAAGATATCATAGTCACTAGTACACAAAATATCCTTTTAAATTTTACCTGTCCGTTAAGTGGAAAACCTGTTACTGAACTCTCAGAACCTGTACGCAG TATGGACTGCAAGCATATATATGAGAGGAAGGCTATCATGCAGTACATCAGTTCCAAGTATAGCAATAGATGTCCAGTGGCAG GATGTCCTAAAACCATGATTGCAGCAAGAGTTGTATGTGACCCATTGTTACTCATCGAAATTGAAGAATCACGTGCAATGAATAAGGACACAATCCCGCCTAACATCATAGAGGATTTCACTGAGGATACTGACGAAGAAAATTCTGAGTGA
- the LOC122597782 gene encoding homeobox-leucine zipper protein ATHB-52-like, whose amino-acid sequence MNHSTFHIQKPSSQKPQKHTTKRLTEDQVRLLESSFDSSKKLEPERKHQLSRQLGVPPRQIAIWYQNKRARWKNQSLEHDYTILQLQLEATLAETRHLQKEVEQLKFELNKVQAEQTRQHKYYDNSTHRPLMDSSYSKCGEEVGSSSRSLDDDVNNLYCYGQQVYEVEEMYATACMMGSDLGLFGPKKNLF is encoded by the coding sequence ATGAATCACTCAACTTTTCACATCCAGAAACCCTCATCACAGAAACCTCAAAAACACACAACCAAGAGACTCACTGAGGATCAAGTGAGATTGTTGGAGTCGAGTTTTGACTCCAGCAAAAAACTTGAGCCAGAGCGAAAGCACCAGCTTTCGCGTCAGCTTGGAGTCCCTCCAAGACAAATTGCAATTTGGTATCAAAACAAACGGGCCCGCTGGAAGAACCAAAGTCTGGAGCATGACTACACCATACTCCAGCTCCAGCTGGAGGCCACGTTAGCTGAAACCAGACACCTTCAAAAAGAAGTGGAACAACTCAAATTTGAGCTTAATAAGGTACAAGCAGAACAAACACGGCAACATAAGTATTATGACAACAGTACTCATCGACCTCTAATGGATTCTTCCTACTCTAAATGTGGCGAGGAAGTTGGAAGCTCGTCGAGAAGCTTGGACGATGATGTCAACAATTTGTATTGCTATGGGCAACAAGTTTATGAAGTTGAAGAGATGTATGCTACTGCTTGTATGATGGGTTCTGATCTTGGACTTTTCGGGCCAAAGAAGAACCTGTTTTAG